The Saccharomonospora glauca K62 genome has a segment encoding these proteins:
- a CDS encoding C40 family peptidase has protein sequence MSAGEEPRSRRLLIAAVSAAVVLVGVLVVGLPFASDDAEEPAAAPSPTSATSAKAPEPTPSTSPPEPSVPAASGLKFEEWVDDVADWLDIPRRAMYAYATATVILTDEQPECHLSWVTLAGIGRTATDHGRIEGGEVTEDGDMSEPIGTIEVRDFDGNVISEPGAAGPLQLSPAVWEEFKESPTGEEPDIQNIDDAALTAARAMCDGGRDLSGGDSWLDGVSVLLDEPLFLHRVLATANVYGTVGESRTKPDTAALKAVTFAIDKIGLPYVWGGNGTEHGDAGFDCSGLTTAAYASAGISLMRTAHTQYHSVPLVEKDDELRLGDLVFFGDPDTKIHHVGIYIGNDQMIDAPTFGQAVQVHNYRKPGDDYAGAGRPTAA, from the coding sequence ATGAGCGCGGGCGAGGAGCCACGGAGCAGAAGGCTGCTGATCGCGGCGGTTTCGGCGGCAGTGGTACTGGTCGGAGTCCTCGTCGTGGGGTTGCCCTTCGCCTCGGACGACGCCGAGGAGCCGGCCGCCGCGCCTTCGCCGACCTCGGCGACGTCGGCGAAGGCACCGGAGCCGACGCCGAGCACCTCTCCGCCCGAGCCCTCCGTCCCCGCGGCCTCGGGACTGAAGTTCGAGGAGTGGGTCGACGACGTGGCCGACTGGCTCGACATCCCCCGCCGCGCGATGTACGCGTACGCGACCGCGACGGTGATCCTCACCGACGAGCAGCCGGAGTGTCACCTGTCGTGGGTCACCCTGGCGGGGATCGGTCGCACCGCCACCGACCACGGCCGGATCGAGGGCGGTGAGGTCACCGAGGACGGCGACATGTCCGAGCCCATCGGGACGATCGAGGTGCGGGACTTCGACGGCAACGTGATCTCCGAACCCGGTGCGGCGGGGCCGCTGCAGCTTTCCCCCGCCGTGTGGGAGGAGTTCAAGGAGAGTCCCACCGGCGAGGAGCCCGACATCCAGAACATCGACGACGCCGCGTTGACGGCGGCGAGGGCCATGTGCGACGGCGGTCGGGATCTCTCCGGTGGGGACAGTTGGCTGGACGGGGTCTCGGTGCTGCTGGACGAACCGTTGTTCCTGCACCGGGTGCTGGCCACGGCCAACGTCTACGGCACCGTGGGCGAGAGTCGCACCAAACCGGACACGGCGGCGTTGAAGGCGGTCACCTTCGCCATCGACAAGATCGGCCTGCCGTACGTGTGGGGCGGCAACGGCACCGAGCACGGCGACGCCGGGTTCGACTGCTCCGGGCTCACCACGGCCGCGTACGCCAGCGCGGGGATCTCCCTCATGCGCACCGCCCACACGCAGTACCACAGCGTGCCGTTGGTCGAGAAGGACGACGAGCTGCGGCTCGGCGACCTGGTCTTCTTCGGCGATCCCGACACCAAGATCCACCACGTGGGCATCTACATCGGCAACGACCAGATGATCGACGCCCCGACGTTCGGCCAGGCCGTGCAGGTGCACAACTACCGCAAGCCCGGAGACGACTACGCGGGTGCGGGCAGGCCCACGGCGGCGTAG
- a CDS encoding arsenate reductase ArsC, with protein MIAKPEILFVCVHNAGRSQMAAALLKHHAGGRVVVRSAGSAPADTIHPAVARAMREIGLDLSPASPTLLTTDHVRSADVVVTMGCGDACPVFPGKRYLDWQLDDPADKSLDDVRRIRDEIDRRVRDLLAELVPNPD; from the coding sequence GTGATCGCCAAGCCGGAGATCCTGTTCGTGTGCGTCCACAACGCCGGGCGGTCGCAGATGGCGGCTGCCCTGCTCAAACACCACGCGGGAGGTCGTGTGGTCGTTCGCTCGGCGGGGTCCGCTCCCGCCGACACCATCCACCCCGCTGTCGCCCGAGCCATGCGTGAGATCGGACTGGATCTGTCCCCGGCGTCCCCCACACTGCTCACCACCGATCACGTTCGGAGCGCGGACGTCGTCGTCACTATGGGCTGCGGGGACGCCTGTCCCGTCTTCCCCGGCAAGCGTTACCTCGACTGGCAGCTCGACGATCCCGCGGACAAGTCGCTCGACGACGTCCGCCGCATCCGGGACGAGATCGACCGCCGGGTCCGGGATCTCCTCGCCGAACTCGTGCCGAATCCCGACTGA
- a CDS encoding ArsR/SmtB family transcription factor — MSKQLPLAAMDACCAPLAREPLTEEQAVQLSRLFKAMADPVRLRLLSLIASHVGGEVCVCDLTDAFDLTGPTISHHLKVLRESGLITGQRRGTWVYYRVHPEVLARLSAVLTTGETA, encoded by the coding sequence ATGTCGAAGCAATTGCCGCTGGCGGCGATGGACGCCTGCTGCGCACCTTTGGCTCGCGAACCACTGACCGAGGAGCAGGCCGTGCAGTTGTCGCGGCTGTTCAAGGCGATGGCCGATCCCGTGCGGCTGCGGCTGCTGTCACTGATCGCCTCTCACGTAGGCGGAGAGGTGTGCGTGTGTGACCTGACCGATGCGTTCGACCTCACCGGACCCACGATCTCCCACCACCTGAAGGTGCTGCGGGAATCCGGGTTGATCACCGGGCAACGGCGGGGGACCTGGGTCTACTACCGAGTGCATCCGGAGGTTCTCGCTCGGCTGTCGGCGGTACTGACGACCGGGGAGACCGCGTGA
- a CDS encoding ArsI/CadI family heavy metal resistance metalloenzyme, producing the protein MSRVQLALRVGDLRESVEFYSKLFDTSPAKLRPGYANFALTEPPLKLVLLEGEPGQPTVMDHLGVEVESTEQVEQATRRLTDEGMRTLVENGTTCCYAQQDKVWVRGPGEEPWEIYTVTGDSATFGPDHGTATTPQSNCCA; encoded by the coding sequence GTGTCTCGTGTTCAGCTCGCGCTGCGAGTCGGTGACCTGCGGGAATCGGTGGAGTTCTACTCGAAACTGTTCGACACCTCGCCCGCGAAGCTTCGCCCCGGTTACGCGAACTTCGCCCTCACTGAGCCGCCCCTGAAGCTCGTCCTGCTCGAAGGAGAGCCCGGCCAGCCGACTGTCATGGACCACCTCGGTGTCGAGGTGGAGTCGACCGAGCAGGTCGAGCAGGCCACTCGGCGCCTGACCGACGAGGGAATGCGGACGCTGGTCGAGAACGGCACCACGTGCTGCTACGCACAGCAGGACAAGGTCTGGGTGCGTGGTCCCGGCGAGGAACCGTGGGAGATCTACACCGTCACGGGTGACTCGGCCACTTTCGGTCCCGACCACGGCACCGCCACGACTCCCCAGTCGAACTGCTGCGCCTGA
- a CDS encoding VOC family protein, whose amino-acid sequence MSDTDLTIHQVFLPHTDPEASLAFYRDTLGFEVRNDVEYQGLHWITVGPPEQPETSIVLHPPAADPGITDDERRTIAEMMAKGTYAGINLATRDLDRTFERLQSGDAEVVQEPTDQPWGVRDCAFRDPAGNMIRVFEVR is encoded by the coding sequence ATGAGCGACACGGACCTCACCATTCACCAGGTCTTCCTGCCCCACACCGATCCGGAGGCCTCCCTGGCCTTCTACCGCGACACGCTCGGGTTCGAAGTCCGCAACGATGTCGAGTACCAGGGCCTGCACTGGATCACGGTGGGGCCTCCGGAGCAGCCCGAGACGTCCATCGTGCTGCACCCGCCCGCCGCGGACCCCGGTATCACCGACGACGAGCGGCGCACCATCGCCGAGATGATGGCCAAGGGCACCTACGCCGGTATCAACCTGGCCACCAGAGACCTCGACCGCACCTTCGAGCGACTGCAGTCCGGGGACGCCGAGGTCGTCCAGGAGCCGACCGACCAGCCGTGGGGCGTTCGCGACTGCGCCTTCCGCGACCCGGCGGGCAACATGATCCGCGTCTTCGAGGTGCGGTGA
- a CDS encoding helix-turn-helix transcriptional regulator — protein MSVAPRTLPDVTDIASSAARPRAAEPSPQYLRDLALLRRVRDRIDREYARPLNVEALARGVNMSAGHLSRQFRRAYGESPYSYLMTRRIERAMALLRRGDLSVTEVCFAVGCSSLGTFSTRFTELVGVPPSVYRRESAREAQGMPPCVAKRVMRPIRNREASSTGAQ, from the coding sequence ATGTCGGTGGCTCCCCGTACGCTCCCAGACGTGACCGACATCGCTTCCTCGGCCGCCCGACCACGAGCGGCCGAGCCTTCGCCGCAGTACCTGCGCGACCTCGCACTGCTGCGCCGTGTGCGCGACCGGATCGACCGGGAGTACGCGCGGCCGCTGAACGTCGAGGCACTGGCCCGCGGCGTCAACATGTCGGCAGGGCATCTCAGCCGTCAGTTCCGACGCGCCTACGGTGAGTCGCCGTACTCGTACCTGATGACGCGGCGCATCGAGCGCGCGATGGCGTTGCTGCGTCGTGGCGACCTCAGCGTCACCGAGGTCTGCTTCGCGGTCGGGTGCTCCTCGTTAGGCACCTTCAGCACCCGCTTCACCGAGCTCGTCGGTGTTCCACCCAGCGTCTACCGGCGCGAGTCGGCGCGGGAGGCGCAAGGGATGCCGCCGTGCGTGGCCAAGCGGGTCATGAGACCGATCAGGAATCGAGAAGCGTCGAGCACCGGGGCGCAATAG
- a CDS encoding THUMP-like domain-containing protein — protein MAYAFSLGDVAFLRSREGGEALKACSALGLTEASRLADVAAARRLVGPEHAAAVLETLLLRRKAEAKVDGGGRWLFTDEALQQASASPVAAYRAERLAGRDVHDVTCSVGADLVALARTARRCIGSDVDEVRLAMAAHNCAVSDVAPALVRADALRPVSRGTVVVADPARRDAAGRRRWRPEDFVPALDDLAAAYAGQPLMVKCAPGLDPRAAPWAREIEVISLDGRVREASLLSEELATAARRATVLRSDGSAWSITDADPDDVPVGEAGEWLVDPDGAVVRAGLVRHYAARYGLRQLDPRIAYLTGDTPPPGVRAFRVLDSGRYSEKALRALLRRHDVGRLEILVRGVDVDPDALRRRLKPRGTTEASVVITRIGRTAVAFLCRAERIPETPTG, from the coding sequence GTGGCCTACGCCTTCTCACTCGGCGACGTCGCGTTCCTGCGTTCGCGGGAGGGCGGAGAGGCTCTCAAGGCGTGCTCCGCCCTCGGGCTGACGGAGGCGAGCCGACTGGCCGACGTGGCGGCGGCCCGTCGGCTGGTCGGCCCGGAGCACGCCGCCGCGGTGCTGGAGACCTTGCTGCTGCGCCGTAAAGCCGAGGCCAAAGTGGACGGCGGTGGCCGTTGGTTGTTCACGGACGAGGCGCTCCAACAGGCGAGCGCGTCGCCCGTGGCCGCCTACCGCGCGGAGCGGCTCGCGGGGCGGGACGTGCACGACGTGACGTGTTCGGTGGGCGCCGACCTCGTCGCGCTGGCCCGGACGGCGCGGCGCTGCATCGGCTCCGATGTGGACGAGGTGCGGTTGGCGATGGCGGCGCACAACTGCGCGGTCTCCGACGTCGCTCCCGCACTCGTGCGCGCGGACGCGCTGCGTCCGGTGAGCCGCGGGACCGTCGTCGTGGCCGACCCCGCGCGTCGGGACGCGGCGGGGAGACGGCGCTGGCGGCCGGAGGACTTCGTGCCCGCGCTCGACGACCTCGCCGCCGCGTACGCGGGGCAGCCGCTGATGGTGAAGTGCGCTCCGGGGCTCGATCCGCGGGCCGCGCCGTGGGCGAGGGAGATCGAGGTCATCTCCCTCGACGGGCGGGTGCGGGAAGCGAGCCTGCTGAGCGAGGAGCTCGCCACGGCCGCGCGCCGGGCGACGGTGTTGCGGTCGGACGGCAGCGCGTGGTCGATCACCGACGCCGACCCCGACGACGTGCCGGTGGGAGAGGCCGGGGAATGGCTTGTCGATCCCGACGGGGCCGTGGTGCGGGCCGGGCTCGTTCGGCACTACGCGGCCCGGTACGGACTTCGGCAGCTCGATCCCCGCATCGCCTATCTGACCGGCGACACCCCGCCTCCCGGCGTGCGGGCCTTCCGTGTGCTGGACTCCGGCCGCTACAGCGAGAAGGCGTTGCGGGCGCTGCTGCGTCGCCACGACGTCGGACGGCTGGAGATCCTCGTGCGCGGGGTGGACGTCGACCCGGACGCGCTGCGACGCCGGCTCAAGCCTCGCGGTACCACCGAGGCCAGCGTGGTCATCACGCGCATCGGCAGGACCGCCGTGGCGTTCCTCTGCCGTGCCGAACGGATACCGGAAACACCGACGGGGTGA
- a CDS encoding class I SAM-dependent methyltransferase, translating to MTNVSDPAPNPHATAEEVEAAYRDPKLANVLYHDWEAGTYDEKWSISYDERCISYATDVFNAVAGTQGQPYGHAMELGSGTGFFLLNLMQGGVIKKGSVTDLSPGMVQVALRNAANLGLDVDGRVADAERIPYDDNSFDLVVGHAVLHHIPDVRAALREVLRVLKPGGRFVFAGEPTKIGDFYARRLGRLTWWLTTNITKLPPLREWRRPQQELDESSRAAALEAVVDLHTFDPSELERMALGAGAVDVRAVTDEFTAALLGWPIRTFEAAVPQEKLTLRWRLFAYHAWLRLSALDRKVLSKVLPRELFYNVMITGIKPAAPSRL from the coding sequence GTGACCAACGTGTCGGACCCGGCCCCGAACCCCCACGCCACCGCCGAGGAGGTCGAGGCCGCCTACCGCGACCCCAAGCTCGCCAACGTGCTCTACCACGACTGGGAGGCGGGCACGTACGACGAGAAGTGGTCGATCTCCTACGACGAGCGCTGCATCTCCTACGCCACCGACGTGTTCAACGCCGTCGCAGGCACGCAGGGCCAGCCCTACGGCCACGCCATGGAGCTGGGCAGCGGCACCGGGTTCTTCCTGCTCAACCTCATGCAGGGCGGGGTGATCAAAAAGGGCTCGGTCACCGACCTGTCGCCCGGCATGGTGCAGGTGGCGTTGCGCAACGCGGCCAACCTCGGGCTCGACGTGGACGGCCGGGTCGCCGACGCGGAGCGCATCCCGTACGACGACAACAGCTTCGACCTCGTGGTGGGGCACGCGGTGCTGCACCACATTCCCGATGTGCGGGCGGCGCTGCGCGAGGTACTGCGGGTGCTCAAGCCGGGCGGCCGGTTCGTGTTCGCGGGCGAGCCGACGAAGATCGGCGACTTCTACGCCCGCAGGCTCGGCAGGCTCACCTGGTGGTTGACCACCAACATCACCAAGCTGCCGCCGTTGCGGGAGTGGCGGAGGCCGCAGCAGGAGCTCGACGAGTCGTCGCGGGCCGCGGCACTGGAGGCCGTCGTGGACCTGCACACGTTCGACCCGTCCGAGCTGGAACGGATGGCCCTCGGCGCCGGGGCCGTGGACGTGCGCGCGGTGACGGACGAGTTCACCGCTGCGTTGCTCGGCTGGCCGATCCGGACGTTCGAGGCGGCGGTGCCGCAGGAGAAGCTGACGTTGCGGTGGCGGCTGTTCGCCTACCACGCGTGGCTGCGGCTGTCGGCACTGGACCGCAAGGTGCTGTCCAAGGTGCTGCCTCGGGAGTTGTTCTACAACGTGATGATCACCGGGATCAAACCGGCCGCGCCGTCGCGGCTCTGA
- a CDS encoding enoyl-CoA hydratase/isomerase family protein: MGEFVRLEVDEGIGTIRLDRPPVNALNNQVQAELREAAIEAGDRDDVRAVILYGGEKTFAGGADIKEMAAKSYVEMQRFGGALSASLTVIAELPKPTVAAVTGYALGGGLELALTADRRIVGDNVKVGQPEIQLGIIPGAGGTQRLARLIGPSRAKDLVFTGRFVGAEEALAIGLVDEVVAPDDVYAAARRWASQFVNGPAVALRAAKAAIDGGLDTDLRNGLKLETELFTALWATEDQKRGMQSFIENGPGKATFEGK; this comes from the coding sequence GTGGGCGAGTTCGTCCGTCTCGAGGTCGACGAGGGCATCGGCACGATCCGGCTTGACCGGCCGCCGGTGAACGCCCTGAACAACCAGGTGCAGGCGGAGCTGCGGGAGGCCGCGATCGAGGCGGGCGACCGCGACGACGTGCGGGCGGTCATCCTCTACGGCGGTGAGAAGACGTTCGCGGGCGGTGCCGACATCAAGGAGATGGCGGCGAAGTCGTACGTCGAGATGCAGCGGTTCGGCGGGGCGCTGTCGGCCTCCCTGACCGTGATCGCCGAGCTGCCCAAGCCCACGGTCGCCGCCGTCACCGGGTACGCGCTCGGCGGGGGACTCGAACTGGCCCTGACCGCCGACCGGCGGATCGTCGGCGACAACGTCAAGGTGGGGCAGCCGGAGATCCAGCTCGGCATCATCCCCGGTGCGGGTGGTACGCAGCGGCTCGCCAGGCTCATCGGGCCGAGCCGCGCCAAGGACCTCGTGTTCACCGGCCGCTTCGTGGGGGCCGAGGAGGCGCTCGCCATCGGGCTCGTGGACGAGGTCGTCGCTCCCGACGACGTGTACGCCGCCGCTCGTCGGTGGGCGTCGCAGTTCGTCAACGGCCCGGCGGTGGCGCTGCGGGCGGCGAAGGCCGCGATCGACGGAGGGTTGGACACCGACCTGCGTAACGGCCTGAAGCTGGAGACCGAGCTGTTCACGGCGCTGTGGGCGACCGAGGACCAGAAGCGCGGGATGCAGTCCTTCATCGAGAACGGCCCCGGCAAGGCCACCTTCGAGGGGAAGTGA
- a CDS encoding ABC transporter ATP-binding protein produces the protein MSPVNDVAVPENLADLVIHASGVGVRRGRNNLLADINWSVELDERWVVLGPNGAGKTTLLKLAAAEMHPTTGVVHVLGERLGRVDVFELRTRIGFTSAAVNNRIPPEEKVRDVVISAGYAVLGRWRESYDELDTDRAEELLTTLGIAHLADRSYGTLSEGERKRTLIARSLMTDPEMLLLDEPAAGLDLGGREDLVARLSELALDPDAPAMVLVTHHVEEIPPGFTHALLLSEGREVTSGLIDDVLTSENLSKAFGQDLLLQRSGDRFFARRR, from the coding sequence ATGAGCCCCGTGAATGACGTGGCGGTCCCGGAGAACCTTGCCGATCTCGTGATCCACGCCTCCGGTGTGGGGGTCAGGAGGGGGCGTAACAACCTTCTCGCCGACATCAACTGGTCGGTGGAGCTCGACGAACGGTGGGTGGTGCTCGGGCCGAACGGCGCGGGCAAGACCACGCTGCTCAAGCTCGCGGCGGCGGAGATGCATCCCACCACCGGCGTGGTGCACGTGCTGGGTGAGCGGCTCGGCCGGGTGGACGTGTTCGAGTTGCGCACGCGGATCGGCTTCACCTCGGCCGCGGTCAACAACCGGATCCCACCCGAGGAGAAGGTGCGTGACGTGGTGATCAGCGCTGGGTACGCCGTGCTCGGACGCTGGCGCGAGTCGTACGACGAACTGGACACCGACCGCGCCGAGGAACTGCTGACGACGCTGGGCATCGCCCACCTCGCCGATCGCAGCTACGGAACGCTCTCCGAGGGCGAGCGCAAGCGAACGCTCATCGCGAGGTCGTTGATGACCGACCCGGAGATGCTGCTGCTGGACGAGCCCGCCGCCGGACTGGACCTCGGCGGCCGGGAGGACCTCGTCGCCAGGCTGTCGGAGCTCGCCCTCGACCCCGACGCGCCCGCCATGGTGCTGGTCACCCACCACGTGGAGGAGATCCCGCCGGGGTTCACCCACGCGCTGCTGCTGTCGGAGGGACGGGAAGTGACGTCCGGCCTGATCGACGACGTGCTGACCAGCGAGAACCTGTCGAAGGCCTTCGGGCAGGACCTGCTGTTGCAGCGGTCGGGTGACAGGTTCTTCGCCCGACGTCGCTGA
- the glgP gene encoding alpha-glucan family phosphorylase, producing the protein MKAVRRFTVHARVPDELTGLTELATNLRWTWHPPTRDLFASMDDALFRRVRDPLRMLAEVPASRLDELARDPEFLARTREASEDLRRYLTEPRWFQRRVEQAGDGERFPGAVAYFSMEFGVHEALPNYSGGLGVLAGDHLKAASDLGVPMIGVGPLYRAGYFRQSLSLDGWQVEHYPVIDPSGLPLELLTEPSGEPVHVRVAMPGGRDLLAQVWQARVGRVPLLLLDTDVEENDEDLRGVTDRLYGGDDDHRIRQEILAGIGGMRAVRRYCELTGHPQPEVFHTNEGHAGFLGLERVREVLAAGELTFDEALSAVRAGTVFTTHTPVSAGLDRFEVDLVRHYFGDGRLLPGVDVERVLALGAEDDPRRFNVAYMGLRLAQRANGVSALHGKVSRRMFAKLWPGFDTEEVPISSVTNGVHGPTWVAREMSALLGGRDEEWGHDGDGSGIDPNVTDEQLWALRRELRGNLVEEVRRRAREAWLQRGASALELGWTERIFDPDVLTVGFARRVPTYKRLTLMLRDPDRLRALLLDDSRPIQIVVAGKSHPADEGGKALIQQIVKFVDDPAVRERMVFLPDYGMSMARYLYRGCDVWLNTPTRPLEACGTSGMKAALNGCLNLSIRDGWWDEYYDGSNGWAIPTADGVTDPLLRDDLEAAALYDLLGQQVAPLFYDRDASGVPRGWISMIWHTLRTLGPRVQASRMVREYVESYYGPAATTVAAATADGYAGARSLAAYRARVDACWPLVRVVSTDLSVDSGDAFVVGSPVRVTARVDLAELDESDVEVQAVVGRVGDTDDLADVVTVPLSPCGRGEFAGTLRLPFAGSLGYTVRVLPRHPLLASPAELGKVVLA; encoded by the coding sequence ATGAAAGCTGTCCGCCGGTTCACCGTGCACGCGCGAGTGCCCGACGAGTTGACGGGACTCACCGAGCTGGCCACCAATCTCCGGTGGACGTGGCATCCTCCGACACGCGATCTGTTCGCGTCGATGGACGACGCGTTGTTCCGCAGGGTCAGGGATCCCCTGCGCATGCTGGCCGAGGTACCCGCCTCCCGGTTGGACGAGCTCGCGCGTGACCCGGAGTTCCTCGCCAGGACCCGAGAGGCCAGTGAAGACCTGCGGCGCTATCTCACCGAGCCGCGGTGGTTCCAACGGCGGGTCGAACAAGCCGGCGACGGGGAGCGGTTCCCCGGCGCGGTGGCGTACTTCTCCATGGAGTTCGGGGTGCACGAGGCGCTGCCGAACTACTCCGGCGGCCTGGGTGTGCTGGCCGGTGACCATCTGAAGGCCGCCTCCGATCTCGGTGTCCCGATGATCGGTGTGGGACCGCTGTACCGCGCGGGCTACTTCCGGCAGTCGTTGTCGCTGGACGGCTGGCAGGTCGAGCACTACCCGGTGATCGACCCGAGTGGACTGCCGCTGGAACTGCTCACGGAGCCGTCCGGCGAGCCGGTCCACGTGCGCGTGGCGATGCCCGGTGGTCGCGACCTGCTGGCGCAGGTCTGGCAGGCCCGTGTCGGGCGGGTGCCGTTGTTGTTGCTCGACACCGACGTCGAGGAGAACGACGAGGACCTTCGCGGGGTCACCGACCGCCTCTACGGAGGCGACGACGATCACCGCATCCGGCAGGAGATCCTCGCCGGGATCGGCGGGATGCGCGCGGTGCGTCGCTACTGCGAGCTGACCGGGCATCCGCAGCCGGAGGTGTTCCACACCAACGAGGGCCACGCCGGGTTCCTCGGGTTGGAACGGGTGAGGGAGGTCCTGGCGGCGGGCGAGCTGACGTTCGACGAGGCATTGTCGGCCGTGCGTGCGGGCACGGTGTTCACCACGCACACCCCGGTGTCGGCCGGGCTCGACCGCTTCGAGGTGGACCTCGTCAGGCACTACTTCGGTGACGGCAGGCTGCTTCCGGGGGTGGACGTCGAGCGGGTGCTCGCGCTCGGCGCCGAGGACGACCCCCGCCGGTTCAACGTGGCGTACATGGGCTTGCGGCTCGCCCAACGCGCCAACGGCGTCTCCGCCCTGCACGGGAAGGTGTCGCGGCGCATGTTCGCCAAGCTGTGGCCGGGTTTCGACACCGAGGAGGTGCCGATCTCGTCGGTGACCAACGGCGTCCACGGTCCCACCTGGGTGGCGCGGGAGATGAGCGCGTTGCTCGGCGGCAGGGACGAGGAGTGGGGTCACGACGGCGACGGGTCCGGAATCGACCCGAACGTCACGGACGAACAGTTGTGGGCGTTGCGCCGCGAACTCCGCGGCAACCTCGTCGAGGAGGTCCGGAGACGGGCACGCGAGGCGTGGTTGCAGCGGGGGGCGTCGGCGCTGGAACTCGGCTGGACCGAGCGCATCTTCGACCCCGACGTGCTCACGGTCGGGTTCGCGCGGCGGGTTCCCACGTACAAGCGGCTCACCCTGATGCTGCGTGACCCGGATCGGTTGCGGGCCCTGCTGCTCGACGACTCCCGTCCCATCCAGATCGTGGTGGCGGGCAAGTCGCATCCGGCCGACGAGGGCGGCAAGGCGCTCATCCAGCAGATCGTGAAGTTCGTGGACGATCCCGCGGTGCGGGAGCGGATGGTGTTTCTGCCCGACTACGGCATGTCCATGGCCCGCTATCTCTACCGGGGCTGCGACGTGTGGCTCAACACCCCCACGAGGCCGTTGGAGGCGTGCGGCACCTCGGGGATGAAGGCGGCGCTCAACGGGTGCCTGAACCTGTCGATCCGCGACGGCTGGTGGGACGAGTACTACGACGGTAGTAACGGCTGGGCCATCCCCACGGCCGACGGGGTGACGGACCCGCTGCTGCGCGACGACCTGGAGGCGGCGGCGCTCTACGACCTGCTGGGCCAACAGGTGGCTCCGTTGTTCTACGACCGGGACGCCTCGGGTGTGCCGCGTGGCTGGATCTCCATGATCTGGCACACACTTCGCACGCTGGGGCCGAGGGTGCAGGCGTCGCGCATGGTGCGGGAGTACGTGGAGTCCTACTACGGGCCGGCGGCCACGACGGTGGCGGCGGCCACGGCCGACGGCTACGCGGGGGCTCGCTCGCTGGCGGCCTACCGGGCGCGCGTGGACGCGTGCTGGCCGCTGGTGCGCGTGGTGTCCACGGACCTGTCGGTCGACAGTGGCGACGCGTTCGTGGTGGGGTCGCCGGTGCGCGTCACGGCCCGCGTCGACCTGGCCGAACTGGACGAGTCCGATGTGGAGGTCCAGGCCGTGGTGGGCCGGGTCGGGGACACCGACGACCTCGCCGACGTGGTCACCGTGCCGCTGTCGCCGTGCGGCCGAGGGGAGTTCGCGGGCACGCTGCGACTGCCGTTCGCGGGCTCGCTCGGTTACACGGTGCGGGTACTGCCGAGGCACCCGTTGCTGGCGAGTCCCGCCGAGCTGGGCAAGGTCGTGCTGGCCTAA